The Croceibacterium sp. TMG7-5b_MA50 genome segment CGCCTCGCTGCCCCCCAGCAGCAACTGGTAGTTCTCGCGCCCCTTACGATCGACGCCCAGAATGCCGATGTGGCCGGCATGGTGGTGGCCGCAGGCATTGATGCAGCCGCTGATCTTCAGCTTCAGCTCGCCCAGTTTGTCGCCCTTGCCGCTGTCGGCGAAGCGCTGGCTGATCTTCTGCGCCACGGGGATCGCGCGCGCATTGGCGAGGCTGCAATAATCGAGGCCGGGGCAGGCGATGATGTCGCCGATCCCGTCGAGGTTGGGCGTCGCCAGGTCCGCCGCGACCAGTTGCTGCCACAGCTCGAACAGGCGGCGGCGCTCGACATGCGGCAGGACGATGTTCTGCGCATGGGTCACGCGGCACTCGTCGAAGGAGAACTCCTTCGCCAGGTCCGCCATCAGGTGGATCTGCGCCGCCGTCGCGTCGCCCGGAATGCCGCCGACCGGCTTCAGGCTGATCGTGGCGGAGGTGTAGCCGGGCACGCGGTGCCGGTGCGTGTTCTGCCGCACCCATTGCGCGAACAGCTGGTCCGACAGGTCGATGTCATCGTTCAGGCCGGTGACGAAGGCCGGATCGGCGAAGAAGGTGCGGATGCGCTCAAGCTCCGCGAAAGGCGGCTCGACCCCGCTGTCCAGCAGGTGCTGGTATTCGACGTCGACCTGCTTCGCATATTCCTCCGCACCCATTTCGTGCAGCAGGATCTTGATCCGCGCCTTGTACTTGTTGTCGCGGCGACCGTAGCGGTTGTAGACCCTGAGGCACGCCTCCGCATAGGTGATCAGCCGGTCGAGCGGCACGAACTCACGCACCAGATGCGAAATCATCGGCGTGCGGCCCATGCCCCCGCCTACATAGAAGGCCGCGCCCAGCTCGCCCGCGTCATTGCGGTGGATGCGGATGCCGATGTCGTGCAGCCGCATCGCCGCGCGATCGGTCTCGCTGGCGATCACCGCGATCTTGAACTTGCGCGGCAGGTAGGTGAATTCCGGGTGGAAGCTCGACCACTGGCGCATCAGCTCCGCATAGGGGCGCGGGTCCGCCACCTCGTCCGCCGCGGCGCCGGCGAAATGGTCGGCGCTGATGTTGCGGATGCAATTGCCGCTGGTCTGGATGGCATGCATCTCCACCGTGGCGAGATCGGCCAGGATGTCGGGCGTGTCCTCCAGCTTGATCCAGTTGTACTGGATGTTCTGCCGGGTAGTGAAGTGGCCGTACCCGCGATCGTACTTGTCCGCGATCGTGCCCAGCATGTGCATCTGCGTGGAATTGAGCGTGCCATAGGGCACCGCCACGCGCAGCATGTAGGCGTGCAATTGCAGGTACAACCCGTTCATCAGCCTGAGCGGCTTGAACTGGTCCTCCGTCAACTGGCCATCCAGCCGGCGGCGCACCTGGTCGCGGAACTCGGCCACGCGGGCATCGACCATCTGCTGGTCGTAACGGTCATACTGGTACATCAGATCACCCAGGTGCCGGCGGCGGGATCGGCCGGTCGCAAAGTCAGGTCGGTGCGCACGGTGGGGCCGAGCGCGCGGATGCGGTCCTTGATGTGGGCGGGGCGCATGCGGCCATCCTCATCCCGTGTGGCCTCGATCGCGTAGGGCACGTTGACACGGCCTTCCGCCTCCTCGCGCGCGGCAATCACCGGCGCCTGGTCGCCCACGTCGCAGGCATCCTCCACGTGAAGCGACCAGCCGGTGCCGTCCCACCAGGTGACGGCGCCGCTCTTCAGGTCGTTGCCGGTCAGGATCTTCATGCTGCTGCTCCAAGGGCGGTGGTCACCAGCGCGGCATCGTCCGCGCGCGTCACCGCCCCGATAACGATCAGCGCGGGACTGACTACCCCCTGCTGCTCAACCAGATCGGGCAGACCCGCCAGCAGGCCGCGCAGCACGCGCATGGTCGGACGGGCGCCGTTCTCGATCACCGCCACGGCGGTATCGGGAGCAAGGCCGTCGGCCATCAGCTTGTCGGCGATGTGGGGCGCGGTCTTCACGCCCATGAAGATCACCAGCGTGCGGCCCGCACCGGCAAGGCCAGCCCAGTCCTGTTCCGCCAGCCCCTTGCACTGGCCGGCGACAAAGCTGACGATGCTGGCGTGGTCGCGGTGGGTCAGCGGGATCTGCGCGGCGGCGGCGGCACCCAGCGCGCTGGAGATGCCGGGCACCACCTGCACGGGAACGCCGGCAGCGCGGCAAGCTTCCGCCTCCTCGCCCCCCCGGCCGAAGATGAACGGATCGCCGCCCTTCAGCCGCACCACGTCCTGCCCGACGAGCGCATGCCGCACCAGCAGGGCGCTGATCTGGTCTTGCGGCAGCGTGTGGTGCGCGCGCCGCTTCGCCACATCCACCAGCAGCGCATCCGGGCGAGCGAGGGCGAGCACCGCCGGCTCCACCAGCCCGTCATGCACGATCACCGCCGCCTGCCCGATCAGCCGCGCGGCGCGCAGCGTCAGCAGGTCCGGATCACCGGGGCCCGCGCCCACCAGAAAGACTGTGCCAATTGCCATGGCGCCCAGATGCGCATGGCGGCGACATCATTCCAGCGAGAAACGATAGGGCAGGGGCTAGGTCAGCTTTCTCCGCGCTCGTCCGGCGCCGCCCCGCGACTCTCAAGCGCGGCGATCAAGCGCTGGAACTGCTCGCTGTCACGCAGATTCAGGTCGCGCTGCGGGAAGGGCACTTCGATCCCGTTTTCGCGGAAGGTCAGCCACAGCCGCTTCAACACGTCCGACTTCACGTTGCCGACGCCCTCCTCCGGATCGACGATCCAGCAGTGGATGGTGAACAGCAGCCAGCTTTCGCCATAGTCGGACAGCCACACCGTCGGCGGCGGCGTGGTCAGCACGCGCTTGGCCCCCTTCGCCGCCGCCAGCATCAGCTCCTCCGCTTTCACGATGTCGCTGTTGTAGCTGATGCCGACGGGGATCTGCACGCGCACGCGGCGGCTGGAATAGGACCAGTTCTCCACCTGATTGATCATCAGGTTCTCGTTGGGAATCAGGTACTCCTTTTCGTCCCGCGTGATGATGGAGACGGCGCGCACGCCGATCTTGCGGATCTGGCCGAAGGTCTCGTTGCCGGCCATGTCGGTGACGGCGATCACGTCGCCCGGCTTGATCGACCGGTCCATCAGCAGGATGATGCCGGCAATCAGGTTGCCGAAGGTCTTCTGCAGGCCGAAGCCGATGGCGAGGCCGAACGCGCCCGAGAACACGGCCAAGGCGGTGAGATCGATGCCGAGCAGGTCGACGCCCATCAGGACGGCAGTGGTCCATACGACGATGGTGACGATCTTCTCGCCCAGCACCTCCTGCAAGGGGGTGAGGCGCGTTACCTTGCGCAGCAGGCGGTGGCCGAACTTGTTGCCCAGGCGCGCGGCGACGAACACGCCTACGATCACCAGCACCACCACCAGGAAGGTCCACAGCGAGAAGCGCGTATCGCCGACGGTGAAGCCGAATGCGTCCAACCGGGCGATGACCTCACCAACGGTGTCGCTGCGCGTCGTCACCGCGTCGCGTAGCGCCTCTGCCCCCACGAGGTCCTCAGGGGCGTCGGAGATGGTCGGGAGCGGCGAGGGTTGCGTCACCGGCACGTTGATGACGGGCGGCGCCACGTCCACCGGGGCGTCGGTGGCGGTTGAGCTCACGCCCGGTCCATCACCGCGAAGGCCTGGGCGAGATCCGCGATCAGGTCCGCCGGGTCCTCCAGCCCGATCGCGAGCCGCACGCCAAGCCGGTCCGCCGCGTCCCAGCCGGGCTTCGGCCAGGCGCTGGCCGTGCGGATACGTTGCGGATCGAGCGGAATGGCGAGGCTTTCGTAGCCGCCCCAGGAGAAGCCGATGCCGAACAGGCGCAAGGCATCGATCAGCCGGGTACGCGCGGCCACGTCACGGCCACGCAGCACGAAGGAGAACAGCCCGCAGCCGCCGGTGAAATCGCGGCGCCACAGATCATGGCCGGTAGCCCCCGGCAACATCGGGCAGAGCACCTGCGCCACCTCGCTGCGCCCAGCCAGCCATTCGGCGATGGCAAGCGCGCTGGCGGTGGTCCGATCCAGCCGCAGCCCCATCGTCCGCAGCCCCCGAAGCGCCAGAGCCGCGTCGTCCGGGCTCACCACCTGACCCAGGATCTGCGCGCGTTCGCGCAGCCGATCATGCACCGTGGCGGACGCGGTAACGGAGCCGAGCATGAGGTCGGAATGGCCACCGACATGCTTGGTTAGCGCCAGGACGCTCGCATCCACGCCATGCGCCAGCGCGGCAAAACCGGTCGGGCCGGCCCAGGTATTGTCCAGCACGCTCCAGGCGCCATGCGCCCGGGCGATGGCGGCAAGTGCGGGCACGTCGCACACTTCCATCGTCAGGCTGCCGGGGCTTTCCAGCAGCACCACCTTCGTACGCGGGCAGAACGCCGCCTCGTAAGCGGCGAGGTCCAGCGGATCGAACCAGCGCGTCTCGATGCCGAGCGGCCGCAGCAGCTTGTCTGCCAGCGTGCGGCTTGGCTCATACGCGTTGTCGCTCATCAACAGCACGTCGCCCGCATTCAGCAGGCCCAGGAGCGCCCCACTGATGGCGGCCAGCCCGCTGGGGTAGAGCAGGGTGCCGGCGGCGCCCGGCTCGAGCCCGCTCAGCGCATCGCACAGCGCCCAGTGCGTCGGGCTGCCGCGCCGACCGTAATAGAAGTGGCCGTCCGCGTTGGGACGCCCCCGCGCAAGGTCGGCGCAATCGGCATAGAGATGCGTGGAGGAGCGCCAGACCGGCACGTTGACCACCGGCCCCGTCCATTCCGCCCGCCGCCCGGCCTGCACCAGCCGGGTGCCGAGGCGCGCATCGTCGACGGGGTCGCTCATCCCGCAGCCTTCGGCGTGGCCGGGTCCGCGCCCCACTCGCTCCAGCTGCCGTCATACAGCGCGGTGTCGGTCTTGCCCGCCAGCCGCATGGCGAACAGCAGTGCCGCCGCCGTCACCCCGCTGCCGCAGGTCGTGACCACCGGGCGCGACCAGTCGATACCCGCCTCCTCGAACAAGGCGCGCAAGTCGGCCGGCGGCAGGTACGTGCCGTCGGCCGCGAACAGCGCCTTGTAGGGCAGGTTGCGCGATCCGGGGATGTGCCCGCCCGCAAGGTCGGGATTGGCTTCCGGCTCCTCCGCCATGAAGCGGGCGCGGCTGCGCGCGTCGAGCACCTGTTCGCCGCCCGTATCCAGGTTGGCCAGCATGTCCCGCTTGCTGCGCACAATCATGTCGCCGTCCGATGGCCGCCAATCGCCCGCACCCTGCGGGGAAGGCGCGCCAGCTTCCAATGGCCGGCCTTCCGCGCGCCACTTCGGCAGGCCGCCATCCAGGATCGCCACGTCGGCGAAGCCATGCTGGCGGAACATGAACCATGCGCGCGCGGCGGTCCTGATATCGCTGTCGTCGTACAGCACCACGCGGGTGCTGGCGCTGATGCCAAGATTGGCTAGGCGACGGGCGAACTGGTCGGCGCCGGGCAGGGCCGCGGGCACCGGGCTGGCGCGATCGGTCAGCGTCGGCAAATCGAGGAAGCGCGCGCCCGGAATATGCCCGGCGGCAAATTCGGCGACAGGGTCGCGGTTGGCGGCGGGCAGGTGGGCGGAGGCGTCCAGCACCACCAGCCCGTGCGTGCCCGCATTCTCGGCCAGCCAGCCGGTGGAAACGAGTTGGTCCATGCCGGGCTGCGTACCCAATGGCGGCGACGCGGTAAACCGGTTCAGGGCAGCGCCCGCGCGGCGAGCGGCGCCACCACGCGCGGCCCGCCGTCCAGCCGCACGGGCTGTACCTGACCGTTCTGTCCTGGCGGGCCCACCAGCACGGTGGCGGTCCGGCGGCCATGACCCTCCGCCGCGAAGGCCAGCCGCAGCAGCGGCACGAACAACGCCGCCTGTCCCTGGCGGATCGCCGGCGCCTCCGCCAGCGGCAGGCGCAGGTCCGCGGTGATCGCGTGCTGTTCACCGGGGCCGAGCAGCGGCAGGCGCACGATCTCGCGCGCGCCGGCGGCAGGGCCACCCAGTTGCTCTGCCGTCGACAGCGCGCCATGCGCGCCGGTGAGGTCGGCCGTGACCGTAAAGTCGCGCAACGGCTCCGCCCCTTCGTTCACCAGCGTCAAGCGGCAGGCGAGCGCCGCATTCATCAGCGACAGGCTGAGCCGCTCCGGCACGATCTCCAGGTCCAGGCCGGTGAGCGGCGGCAAAGCGGCGGGGGTGGGCGGCGCAGGCAGTGGCGGTGCAGGTGATGGGGCAGGCACCGGCACAGGCGCCGGCACAGGCGTTGGCCGCGGTGGGGCGGCTGTCGGCACAGGTATCGGACGGGGCGCTGGGGCAGGCGGGGCCTCGTCGCCGCGGCGCTTCCTGCGGCGTAGCACCAGCAGCAACGCGCCCCCGGCAATTGCCGCCGCCAGCGCTATCCAGCCGAGCGCGGTAATGCCGCTCCCGTTTCCGTCCTGCGGCGGGGGCGTCGCGGTCGCCTGCTGCAGAGGCGCGGGCGTCTGCGCAGGTGATACGGGAACCGGTGTCGCGGATTGCGGAGGCGCGGGCATCGGACCCACTGGCGCCACGGTCGATGGGGCAGCACTGTCCGGCTGCGCCTGCGGCGTCGGCGTCCTCGGTGTTGGCCTGCTTGCAGCCGTAGGTGCCGGTGTCGGTCTGGGTGTCGCCGACGGCGTCGGCGCGGCGGCTGGCGGCACGACCAGCGGCGGCGCAGCGCTCGGCGTCGTTACCGGGGGGCTTGCGGATGGGGAGGCGGACGGGCGCGTGCCGGGCAGATCGGGCGCGACCGGCCCTTCCTGTTCTGGGCCGGTCGGTGTGGGGGACGGGCGCGATGGCGGCAGACGGAAATCCTGCGGCGCGGTTTGCGCTACGGCGCTTGCCCCCAGCAACAGCCATGCCGTCAGGCTGCCCGCTGATACCTTCTTCATACCCCTGTCCATTCCTGCCGCATGGCGCATGTGGCTGAACGCCTTGTGAACCAACGGCGCCGCCTCTTGTCAGCGGCGGCGGCGCGGGGCAGGGCCCCGTCATGACCGAACCGATGTTCCTGGGGCAGTCAACGCCTCTGCCCGCGTCTCCTGAAGAAGCGCGGCTCGACTACGTGCCCAATCCGCGGGTGGGGGAGATGTTCTGCGTGCGCTTCGCCGCGCCGGAATTCACCAGCCTGTGCCCCGTAACAGGGCAGCCGGATTTCGCGCATCTGGTGATCGACTATCTGCCGGGTGAGACGATCGTCGAATCAAAGAGTCTCAAGCTGTTCCTCGGCTCGTTCCGCAATCATTGCGGCTTTCACGAGGATGTGACCGTCGGCATCGGCCGCCGCCTGTTCGACGAGATGCGCCCGCAATGGCTGCGGATCGGCGGATACTGGTACCCGCGTGGCGGCATTCCGATCGATGTCTTCTGGCAGAGCGATGCGCCCCCGGCCGCGTTGTGGCTGCCCGATCAGGGCGTCGCCCCATATCGCGGCCGGGGGTAGCGGCGGGTCAGATTTCCCGTTCGACTTCACGGCTGGCGGACTGCAGGTCCTCGCCCGCGCCGGACACGGTGTTGCAGGCTGCGGTTGCCATGGTGAGGACGGCCAGGGTGGCGAGGGTTGCTGCACGCAGGGTCATAATAGATCTCCCGAAGGGTTTCAGTGCCCTGCCAACGCCGGCCTTGTAGCTGCGTTCCCCGGCAGACACATCCGCACCCCGCCTGTGCGGTAAACGGGCAACAATACAGGCGACCGACGCCGGCTGATGGCGTCATCAATCCCGGCGCGGCGTCACATGTCGAATCCGCTGTCGAGCAGGTATTCGATCTTCCCCCATCCACTGGGGCTGAGCTGCAGGAACGGATCACGCGCCGTCACCCGCTCCACCAATTGCCTTTGCTCCAGCAGCTCAAGCCAATGCCTGACTGCGCTAGGCGCGATGACGGCGGTGTCGCTGATCGTCGCCACCGTGGCGACGCGCCCCTCGGCTTCGGCCAGGTAGACCTGCAGCAGGATCAGCCAGGCGAAATCGGAAAACAGATCCTCGCCCAGTTGCAGCCGCCTGCGCTGCAGCAGCCCGTCTTCCAGCCGCGCCGCCCGCCACAGACCCTCCGGGCCACGGCGCAGCGATCCGCAATCGATGAGCTGGATGGTCCCGATCAGCTTGCCCGCCTCCCCGCCCTGCAGGCGAGAGACCTGGACGTTCGCCCAGACGAACGATCCATCTGGCCTGACGTAGCGCTTGCGGATGGTGGATGCACCATCCTCGGCCCGCAGGCTGGCGACGGCGATAACGTTGCGGGTGCAATCGTCCGGGTGGGTCAGCGCCGCGAAACTTACCCCGACGAGTTCATGGACCTCCCGATGCATGATCTCGCAAACCTGCGAATCGACGGACAGGAGGTTGCCATACTGGTCCGCCAGCGAATGCCCGATCAGCACGGCACGGCGTCCGTCATGACTTCCTCGTGGTGTTAAGCGTTATCATTATGAGCAAACTTACGACTTTGCACAAG includes the following:
- a CDS encoding nitrite/sulfite reductase; this encodes MYQYDRYDQQMVDARVAEFRDQVRRRLDGQLTEDQFKPLRLMNGLYLQLHAYMLRVAVPYGTLNSTQMHMLGTIADKYDRGYGHFTTRQNIQYNWIKLEDTPDILADLATVEMHAIQTSGNCIRNISADHFAGAAADEVADPRPYAELMRQWSSFHPEFTYLPRKFKIAVIASETDRAAMRLHDIGIRIHRNDAGELGAAFYVGGGMGRTPMISHLVREFVPLDRLITYAEACLRVYNRYGRRDNKYKARIKILLHEMGAEEYAKQVDVEYQHLLDSGVEPPFAELERIRTFFADPAFVTGLNDDIDLSDQLFAQWVRQNTHRHRVPGYTSATISLKPVGGIPGDATAAQIHLMADLAKEFSFDECRVTHAQNIVLPHVERRRLFELWQQLVAADLATPNLDGIGDIIACPGLDYCSLANARAIPVAQKISQRFADSGKGDKLGELKLKISGCINACGHHHAGHIGILGVDRKGRENYQLLLGGSEAADVSLGKITGPGFDEDGVVDAVEKATDVYLARREEGERFLDTYRRIGMEPFKEALYGA
- a CDS encoding DUF2849 domain-containing protein; the encoded protein is MKILTGNDLKSGAVTWWDGTGWSLHVEDACDVGDQAPVIAAREEAEGRVNVPYAIEATRDEDGRMRPAHIKDRIRALGPTVRTDLTLRPADPAAGTWVI
- the cobA gene encoding uroporphyrinogen-III C-methyltransferase encodes the protein MAIGTVFLVGAGPGDPDLLTLRAARLIGQAAVIVHDGLVEPAVLALARPDALLVDVAKRRAHHTLPQDQISALLVRHALVGQDVVRLKGGDPFIFGRGGEEAEACRAAGVPVQVVPGISSALGAAAAAQIPLTHRDHASIVSFVAGQCKGLAEQDWAGLAGAGRTLVIFMGVKTAPHIADKLMADGLAPDTAVAVIENGARPTMRVLRGLLAGLPDLVEQQGVVSPALIVIGAVTRADDAALVTTALGAAA
- a CDS encoding mechanosensitive ion channel domain-containing protein, coding for MTQPSPLPTISDAPEDLVGAEALRDAVTTRSDTVGEVIARLDAFGFTVGDTRFSLWTFLVVVLVIVGVFVAARLGNKFGHRLLRKVTRLTPLQEVLGEKIVTIVVWTTAVLMGVDLLGIDLTALAVFSGAFGLAIGFGLQKTFGNLIAGIILLMDRSIKPGDVIAVTDMAGNETFGQIRKIGVRAVSIITRDEKEYLIPNENLMINQVENWSYSSRRVRVQIPVGISYNSDIVKAEELMLAAAKGAKRVLTTPPPTVWLSDYGESWLLFTIHCWIVDPEEGVGNVKSDVLKRLWLTFRENGIEVPFPQRDLNLRDSEQFQRLIAALESRGAAPDERGES
- the metC gene encoding cystathionine beta-lyase, with protein sequence MSDPVDDARLGTRLVQAGRRAEWTGPVVNVPVWRSSTHLYADCADLARGRPNADGHFYYGRRGSPTHWALCDALSGLEPGAAGTLLYPSGLAAISGALLGLLNAGDVLLMSDNAYEPSRTLADKLLRPLGIETRWFDPLDLAAYEAAFCPRTKVVLLESPGSLTMEVCDVPALAAIARAHGAWSVLDNTWAGPTGFAALAHGVDASVLALTKHVGGHSDLMLGSVTASATVHDRLRERAQILGQVVSPDDAALALRGLRTMGLRLDRTTASALAIAEWLAGRSEVAQVLCPMLPGATGHDLWRRDFTGGCGLFSFVLRGRDVAARTRLIDALRLFGIGFSWGGYESLAIPLDPQRIRTASAWPKPGWDAADRLGVRLAIGLEDPADLIADLAQAFAVMDRA
- a CDS encoding sulfurtransferase, giving the protein MDQLVSTGWLAENAGTHGLVVLDASAHLPAANRDPVAEFAAGHIPGARFLDLPTLTDRASPVPAALPGADQFARRLANLGISASTRVVLYDDSDIRTAARAWFMFRQHGFADVAILDGGLPKWRAEGRPLEAGAPSPQGAGDWRPSDGDMIVRSKRDMLANLDTGGEQVLDARSRARFMAEEPEANPDLAGGHIPGSRNLPYKALFAADGTYLPPADLRALFEEAGIDWSRPVVTTCGSGVTAAALLFAMRLAGKTDTALYDGSWSEWGADPATPKAAG
- the queF gene encoding preQ(1) synthase, with translation MTEPMFLGQSTPLPASPEEARLDYVPNPRVGEMFCVRFAAPEFTSLCPVTGQPDFAHLVIDYLPGETIVESKSLKLFLGSFRNHCGFHEDVTVGIGRRLFDEMRPQWLRIGGYWYPRGGIPIDVFWQSDAPPAALWLPDQGVAPYRGRG
- a CDS encoding PAS domain-containing protein, producing MLIGHSLADQYGNLLSVDSQVCEIMHREVHELVGVSFAALTHPDDCTRNVIAVASLRAEDGASTIRKRYVRPDGSFVWANVQVSRLQGGEAGKLIGTIQLIDCGSLRRGPEGLWRAARLEDGLLQRRRLQLGEDLFSDFAWLILLQVYLAEAEGRVATVATISDTAVIAPSAVRHWLELLEQRQLVERVTARDPFLQLSPSGWGKIEYLLDSGFDM